The Candidatus Angelobacter sp. sequence CTTGTTTGGTGTGCTTTGTTGAAAGGGCACTGAATGAGCATCCCAGCGCCAAAAACCCTGCATTACAAACGCTCGCGCTTCACGACACAGTTGCCGCTGGATTATCTTTATAGCCCGTCACATTGCTGGATTGCGCGGCAGGAAGGGGAGTTGTGGCGCGTTGGTTTCACCAAGTTCGCGACCCGAATGCTCGGGGACATGGTGGATCACGGGTTTGAAACGGGGTTGGACGCGCCGGTTCAACCGGGCCAGGTGGTTGGCTGGATCGAGGGATTCAAGGCCATCTCCGACCTTTATTGCATTGCCACCGGGAACTTCGCTGGTGCGAATTCTCACCTGAAGGATAGGATCAACGTTGTGAACAGGGATCCCTATGGTGAAGGCTGGCTTTACATGGTAAAAGGAGAGCCGGACAGCAGATGCGTGGACGTCCATGCTTATGGTGCGATTCTTGACAAGACCATCGATAAAATATTGGAGAAGCAAAAAACGGAGGAAATCAAATGAGCCGTGCCAGAGGCCAGAAGCCTGAAGACGGATTCCCTGAGCCGGGCGATGACAAATCGGCCATCAAGAGGGCGCGCTATATCATGATTGGCGGCTTCCTCGGCGCGGGCAAGACCACGGCAGTTGCGCGCCTCGCGCAGCGGTTGACCGAACAGGGTCTGCGCGTCGGCCTCATCACCAATGATCAGGGCAGTGAACTCGTGGACACGGCGATGCTGCGATCACGCGGATTTGCGACCGAGGAAATTCCCGGCGGCTGCTTCTGCTGCCGGTTCAACTCACTTGTGGATGCCGCCAAAAAACTGACGACTGCAACGCGGCCCGACGTTTTCATCGCCGAGCCGGTTGGCAGTTGCACTGACCTGGTGGCGACGGTCACGTATCCCCTGCGCCGGATTTATGACGACGCGTTTTCCATCGCGCCGCTCAGCGTCCTCGTGGATCCGGTCCGCGCGCGGCGCATCTTCGGATTGGAGAGCGGCGGCAAGTTCTCCGGGAAAGTGCTCTACATCTATCGCAAGCAACTCGAAGAGGCGGACATCATCGTCATCAACAAATGTGATCTGCTTGACGACGCCAGCCGTCAGAGGCTGCAGGGCAAACTCGCCAACGAATTTCCCCGCGCCGAAATCCTTGAGGTGTCCGCCCGGCGGGGCGACGGGCTCGATGCATGGTTCGATCGTGTTGCCGCTTCTGAGCAGGTGGCGCGCGCCACGATGGAAGTGGACTACGAACTTTACGCGGAAGGTGAGGCGCTGCTGGGCTGGTTGAATTGCACGGTGTGGCTTTCGGCGCAGACCGAATTCGATGCCAACACGATTATGAAAGCGCTGGCGGAAGAGATTCAACGCCGGCTGAAGGAACAACGCAGCGAAGTCGCGCATCTTAAGATGACACTGAGCCCGGATGAAGGTCTGGGCGGCATCGCCGTTATCAACCTCGTGCGAAACGACTTTGTTCCAGAGCTGTCTCAATCGCTCGAAGAGCCGATCCCGGGCGGCCAGCTCATTGTCAATCTCCGCGCCGAAGCCGCGCCGGAGGTGTTGCGCGAAGCCGTGCAGGGCTCGGTCGCGTCTGTCACGCAAAAATATTCCGGTCTGACAGCGAAACTGGAGCACCTGGAACATTT is a genomic window containing:
- a CDS encoding glycine cleavage system protein H; this translates as MSIPAPKTLHYKRSRFTTQLPLDYLYSPSHCWIARQEGELWRVGFTKFATRMLGDMVDHGFETGLDAPVQPGQVVGWIEGFKAISDLYCIATGNFAGANSHLKDRINVVNRDPYGEGWLYMVKGEPDSRCVDVHAYGAILDKTIDKILEKQKTEEIK
- a CDS encoding GTP-binding protein, which encodes MSRARGQKPEDGFPEPGDDKSAIKRARYIMIGGFLGAGKTTAVARLAQRLTEQGLRVGLITNDQGSELVDTAMLRSRGFATEEIPGGCFCCRFNSLVDAAKKLTTATRPDVFIAEPVGSCTDLVATVTYPLRRIYDDAFSIAPLSVLVDPVRARRIFGLESGGKFSGKVLYIYRKQLEEADIIVINKCDLLDDASRQRLQGKLANEFPRAEILEVSARRGDGLDAWFDRVAASEQVARATMEVDYELYAEGEALLGWLNCTVWLSAQTEFDANTIMKALAEEIQRRLKEQRSEVAHLKMTLSPDEGLGGIAVINLVRNDFVPELSQSLEEPIPGGQLIVNLRAEAAPEVLREAVQGSVASVTQKYSGLTAKLEHLEHFRPGKPQPTHRMAAPA